AGTATGATAATTTATTATACTTAACATGACATGCTAGGAGGCAAGCTCACCTAGGGGTCTCTCCAAAGCTATTCCTATCCATTCACCAGCAGAGAATTCTGTTGGTCCTATGAACTTCACTTTACCAAACTTGAACCCAACTGATGTTTCAACCATCACTTTCTCTCCTAACGTACATGGTGGGTGGTCACTAGGGGCAACTACATGTTCTTCTGCAGTTGGTACCGAGGCTAATGAACTAGTAGACGACGGTGAGGAGTTTAGTGACGGTGATTCTTCTGTATTTCTGTGTGCTGGACTAGGTAGTAATGTTGATTGCTCACCATCAGAATCTGATTTGTTAACTTCACTAATTGTATGGTGTTCAGTGCTTTTAGGTAACACGGCAtctggtgacttgtttgctgTGTGTCTTTGCACTAATGTGGACACATCAGCACTGCGTCTGCGTGACACGCGTTCTGAGGAAGAACCTGTTGTTCTAGTAACTCTTAATGGTTCTTTGTTATCTGATCCTCTCTCTGAACTACGTGCTCTTCTCCTGGTGGACTTGTCACCAGCCTGTGGTCTAAATCTTCTCTCTGAAGATTGTCTCTTCATTTTACCATCAGGAAGTGTAGCTGCTTCTGTTAAACTAACAACTTCAGTCAAACTAGCAACTTCACTTAAACTAGGAGTTGAACTAGTTCCTATGGTTGCACTAGCTTCCTTAGTTTCTTCTCTTGTTAAACTTGTTTTCTCAGTTAGCCCACTTGCTTCAGTCACACTACTACCTTCACTACTGTTAGTAGTATGAGTAACACTAGTGGTTGTCATAGTATCTTCAGTCAAACTAGTACCTTCACAAACGCTAGTACCCTCAGTCAAACTAGCATCTTCAGTCACACTTGTAGTGTCTTCAGTTACACTAGTATCATTATTTCCTTCTTCGTTCAAACTACTATTGGCTTCACTCTGCTCCACCACAAAGCCTGTTTCACTCAGTGATAGAGGAGGTGTACCAGCGGTAACATTAATGGATGGTATTCTGAGATCACTCTCTGCTCTACTGACCCCCTCACTAGGGCTATCGGGGATCACCTGAGGCTCAGGTCCAACATGACTACTGGTGTTTGGTTCTGTTGTCAAGTATGTTGACTGATCTGGGAACTCCCCCTGAGGGGGAGGAGTGGGCACAACATCTTCCCTAGGCTCTGGTTGGCTAGAATTCTGTGGTTATGACAGTATTTACTACATAGATTATTAACAACAAGTCTTACTACTTTAGCAACTGTTTCTTCTTCAGGCACATTTGTGGCAgtgtgacttgtgtgtagcagttTACCAATAGTGGCTAACTTCTCTTTTAGAGAGACTTCTTGTTTTAGCCGGTCAAGGGCCAGAGTATTACGGACAGACATCATTCTATCCTTGAACTTGTCAACAATGTTCTCATTCTCATCAACCTCAACAAATGACGGATGGTTTGAGGGAATCTTTGGTGGTCTGAACACTCCttccaactacaaacaaaccaaacaATAACAACACTAAAAGCAGTGGAGGCCATATACACAACACTCACTTTGGGTATGCCTGTCACAACCTCATACATCACTCCAGTTTCAGATTGAATTACAGCGGGTGCAAACAGTTTCAAGAAGGAAAAACCAACCTTCTTTACAACACGTAAACAAATTCTCTTTCTCAATACCAGTTCGATGCCAGGGGGATGGTTTAACATAACTCCAACCTTTAGTATAGCATATACTCTGTCGTTGCTATTAGTTGGTCGATTGAGAGATGGTGCATCATGTACAGATGAGTCCCATGAGGCGGTAGCTTCAGGCTAGCGGAATGATAAATAGACATGGATGCAGAATTCATAAACCTTACAGCTGAGTCTATGTTCTTAATTAAAACAAGATTCATCATTGATTTATTTATCTCCCCTAGCAACGGAGCTGTTGCTATGGCTGCTAGtggatcatcatcatcacacgGAGTCAACATGTCATCTAGATAACAACCATGACAACTGGTAATACACTAAACTTACTCTAATGATACAGTCACTATAGTAACTAATGCTAGCTAACCATTCAAATCCAAGTATAAAGTAGTCACACGAGTTTCCATTCCTGGAAGTAATTTCCACCTATTGGGGGCACCAGGTACACCACTGCCTGGTTTGGGCTGTAGTAGCACTGAACGCTCCATCAACAACATTGTCCACTGGTCAATCAGTTCTTGTTCTTTATCATTATCCACTTTATTCCTCTCTAGGGAAGGAGGGAGGGTCAGGTGTCATACACCTTTCTACGTTAGTACACACCTTTTCTTTCCATGATTTTACGAAGTTCTTTGTCCAGGTAGTCACGGCGGTGCATCAATGCATCAGTCCACTTTCCTCGTAATCGATCAAGGTCAATTTCTTGATAACTGTCTAGAGGCTCTTCAGTACGATGACGTAGGTATACACTACCAACGGATATTGATGTGATATGTGCACACTGAAGAGGACCATCCCCTGATCCAGTTACTGGAGTGACCTTCACTTGAATACGACGTGACTGACCCTATTACACTAAATGACACCACATTACATCACAACAAACATGTACCTGTCTTAACACATATACACCACCAGTTTTGACATCTCTTCTCTCTTCAATAGCCACAGGGACATAATTACCCTGGTCATTTAGCTCCAATATGCCAACCCACATCTCCAAATTCTTCATCACTTCACGGCACCTACAATAACAGCCACCACAAATAACTGAGAGTGACTATCCACTGAGTCACACTACAAGCAAGAGCTGGTGCACTAGCTGACATAATAAACAATTGgtattattagtacagtgggtCCAGAATACTTTGACTATCTGAATGACAAAGTGATTTGGAAACATTTTGTCACcagtgtgtgtgttctattagatgaaaTGAACAGAACTCTGCATACTAATTAATGAGCTTTAGTTATCTAAACAAGTTCATTTATTTGAACACTTTTGTCCAATAGCCCATTTCACATAAGGGCTAAGGAATGTGGTGGTTAATAACTGTGATCGCAACATCTGGTTttctttaaaatgtattgaagcctatgGGGTAGAGGGAAGAAACTTTCACGGAAGCCTAAACTGTACCCTTTATTATGAGAAcgaaattgtaattttcaggtTGTCAGCAACACAACAGTATATAGTTTGTGGAGGTTTGCTGTGTTGTAAAGCAGAAAGATGCGGAAAAAGACTCCAGTGACTTTGTTTTCAACATGTAGAAATCTACTTAGTGAGAAAATTGGTGTTACTGTGTTTCTACAAGGCTGGGCAATATTTCTTACGGAAaatagatgattgtgattcCATCAATACTAGCAATTATTTCACCTGTTACAGTAGGTTTAGTAGCCATGCGTAACAATCCTCTATACTAATAGCAGTAAAAATGCCTCACTTCAGGAAAGATGCAGGCTTTCAAACTTAAGATATCACTACCAGTTGACACTAGATTGCCGATTTCTCAGTCACAACACAGCGTATGTTTCCAATTTTCCGCCATCGTAATAGTATAGTGGTTGCTATAAAGTATGTTCTTAACAGTATATGGTTTGGGCTCCTGCAAAGTGTAGCCCCATAGACTGCAATACATTTTCCAGATGTTGTACAACTCATAATAAATTAGTATTGATTACCATACCGTGAATACTTTAGCTTGCATGGAAAACCGGAAATGGTCACTTATAGAAACAAAGGTGCTTGGATCCACTGTATTGCTGTAATAACAGTCTGATATGGCAATATCTGCTAACAATGGTAAATAGTAGACTTTTGGCTGATATTACTCTGCTAAGTACCCAGCTAATTTTACAGTGCTATGAGATCAAGACCTTCTCACCAAGTACTTACAAGGCTTTGGCTGCATTGTGAAGTTCTTTCCTTCCTCACATAAACCTTTTTCTCGCTACAAAAAAGTTTTGACAGACTATCATTTTAGGCTTTTCATTCACATTTAATTTTAGTGCCAACACTTTTAAGCATTAATGTCTAGATGTAGTGGActacaacaaaatttaatacaaaATTTACAGTAGGACCTCATTATCCGAACACATGTGTGCCAGTTTAATCATAAAAAAacgttcagataagtgaattttcTTGTATAAATGAAATccatttatttatatacagagttccgTTCAACTATTTTAACGGAACATACACTAATGTTACCTAACAAAGCAGTTAGGGGTTAAGATAATCGAAATTGAATAATTGAGGTCTTACTGATTGATAATGGTGTATCCAATATATCAGTTATCAGAATTTCCGTTCACTACAGGTAAGAGCCACTGTTTCTTTACATGACAGTACACACTAtatcaactgctctattagagtattactgtacatgtacatcaagAAAATTACAGCGTACAAAAATAACACCTTGGGCAGTAGCGTACAGTAGAGATCACCCCCCAAAATAAAGGGCATTCAGCAAAACAATGCTGCTAAAGTGTCACAGAAATATTTTAAGTGACGAAACATACCCTCATGGAAAAGTCCTAGTGTATTAAATCTACTAAATTGTCAAAACTGGATTTTTGGTCTGCCTATTTGCCTACCTGCAGTAGAAAGGCTAGAGATGAACtaccattttatgtcacaattacAAACTCGCGTGTGGAATGTACTTTTTTGAAGAGTATAAATATCCCATTGTAGCTTGCCTTTACCTTTCATTGCCACTACTACAATATGTAGGCAATCACTAGTAGTTACTGTACTTACaacagtgtgtgcgtgtgtgtgcatgtgataaTACTCAGGAATTAACATAATTACCCTTCTGGTAAACAAACCTTTCAGGGAATGTCTTGTGCTGTCGATCATCCTCTGCCATTGCTATGCTTTCAGGTGTAGAGAAGCCAGTCTTCCTGTGCCCGTACACCTCAACTGACAGAGTACCATAGTGCAGATAGTCTAGGAACTCATCTGTCACTTCAACAGTGTACACCTATTGGCATGACATCAAGTGACAACTAGTGCTTGGTGACATGTATCACTAATGATAATTTCATTATCTATGCAACACAGGAAGTCTCACTGGAATATGAGCTACATGTGCAGTACTGTATAATTTGGTGTCTTTCAAAGTAGGTGGACCACAATTTTTAGCTTTCACTTGACAGTGTCTTACTGCAAATGTTATGCAAACATCTGTATTGACAACATGAATATGTCATGACATAGTAATCTGAGATACTCTTAAGAAGCTTCTCACAGCTGTCGTTCATTGTTTACAGCGCACTGAATGCAATGGTGTAAACTGAATGGCAAACAAGTAAACACATATGCCACTCAACTTCATAAGATGTTTTGAATCCAGCCGGTGATGTGAGTTCTTTtctatgtatgtttgtctgtacacaTTCATGTGAGGTTTGTGAGCAAAACCATTAAATGGTAAAGCAGCCAGTTAGTGAGAAATAAAGCCTGCATTATACTTCCACACGGGGTTAGCTTTGGCTCAAACTACAGGTGCAGTGACTCTAAATGCTAGTACCGTTTGCAATAGATACTGTATAGCAATCAAAGATTTTGTTTTGTTGCCTAGTTTGGTTGTATGCATGCTGACACCCAAGTTGACTAAAAAATAGTCTTAAGAAATATAAAGTTTCATCCTACATACGTgagacaaacacacagacatatGTATCTAATTCATCCCAAATATACTTTCCCAAGAGTACTGTATGCTGAAAAGTTACTAtcagcaaaaataaataaaccagGCACCATACAGCTATATAGCTGTAGCATAAATTAATCAACTATATATGCAAtagcagggatttttctaggggggcaaagggggcattttgcccccctgaaaatgattttacccccctgaactctgcctcaaccagcccaatgatgaaacaatgataaattgatttgaaatcataaaatttagtcgatggctagctagctacaataaaacaaatttagcctaatttaagttctgcccccctgaatttctgaaaaactcggattgccccccccccccctgaaattattttctagaaaaatccctgcaataggttttgttttgtaatactACATCACTTAATCAAGCTATTGTTATTTCGAATTTCATAATAATTCATTGAATACTTCATAAATctctaattatgttgctatgcactgctaaggtaGTGCTATTTATACAAAGTGCATGaaacaacatattacacacagaagtatcttcttaacccTTTCATAGTTTCTTCTGAAAATTTGACCTAAAGGCTGCTAGTTAGCAAGCTTAACTTTATGCTCTACCCACAGTGCTACAAGATCAAACACACTCAGTTAGCAGACTTTTAGCAATCAACATTTTACTGATATttatatcggtgcacctctagaTTCAAAGCAGTTCACATAAACAAgcaaaattaaatttttgtgTATCATCTACTTAGAACTATTACAAATAAAGCTTTCGTGATTTTATCCAGTTTCAGAAATACACAGAAGAATTGTTCCACATGTACCAATAATAACCAGTGTTAAGCACTGATGATATCACAGGATCATTACCTGGGTGTGGTCAAACTTTAACTCTCCCTCTAAAACTTTCTCAGGTCTACTGAATGCTGGTGAAAATGCTTGTAGAGGAGCAATTGTCGTTGGCTCTGAATGGCCCCAGACTTTGTACTGGCCAAACACAAAATGGCAGTATGCTGAAGGTAGACCTGTAGCCTCAATAACGTGCACCTGTAATCAACCAGTCTACCACCAAGTCATTTATAGCTCCAGGCTGACCTTTACACCAACCTGACAACCGACAACTAGCTCGTCAGCCAATTCTTCCATCACTTCCCAACCACTCCCCCCTCCATTGTAGTCTGTCTCATCATCTCCATCTGTCTCATCAGCAATTGGCACTAAATGGCAATAATAAGGGAACACAACTTATAGTACAGGAAAAAGTTAAAAGTGGTTGAACACATTGCAACATCACTCcaacagaacagtcagtaacacTGTGGCTCTGCTAAAAGTCACAATTGCAACACCAGGAGCCCATAAGCATTGTAAGACTAGCAGTGCTTTTGAGCTCCTAGTAACACAACAGTTGATCGGTCACATTTGACCAGGCAATAATGGAGTGAACCAAGTTTTATAGTTGTCGTATTTGTTGATGAGAAATACTAACACAACTGGTCTACTAACTAGTACCAAGTTTCAACATGTACACAACACTAATACATGGCGAACACAAAGATTGTCTCACAAAAATGGCAATTTAAAGGTACCTATAGCTCCATAGTAACcagtacaaacacactaatcACTATAATACCCAAACAAAACCCAACAAATTAGTCAGCTGGAAGCTTGGTATGGTACATTAACactacatcaacttgtttgcatACCAACTAATATTGTCACCACCAGTGAAAAGGACACCAATATAGCAGAAATATTTGCATAACAACAAAATAAAATGCATGTAACATAAATATGCACTATAAGTAATGATGAATCTAAACAGGTGTATTGTGATATTTACAATATTGTGATACAAATATTCTAACAGTACTCATGTACTGACATTGTGTTTAGGATCTGTTTACAATCAAAGACCTTCACTACAAAATACAATCCATAGCAGTTATTCAGAAATGAACCCCACAACTACTGTATTTCCTCGTATAAAAGCTGCATTTGATTAAACGCctgtctcaattataagccagGGGGTGTCCAGTACctttggaaaataaacacctggtctcaaatagaggCCCAGGCTATTACTGTTAGTGGCTTTAATTGTTTCTGCTGTTTCCTCATACTTGAAATTTAGAGCCTTCTGAGGGATACAGGTATTACGAGTAATCATGTGAGTAGTCCGGGCGTGTCCACATGCATGCAGATATGTACGATACAACTCCTTGACTATACTTGTTTATATAGCCAACACACTGTATCTATGCTTGCCATTATAGTAATCCTGTTCTACCACCACCAAATTCAATTAAATTCTGGGAGTCGGTTGGGACCAATCCAAAATAAACGCCCAGTCTCAAATAAGGGCCCTATTCGTTTACAGGACAGGTCAAAAGTGCTGGGAAGGAAATAAAAGCCCAGGCTTTTATACGAGGAAATACGGTAAATAAAATCTACCTGTAGTGGTTGTATATACAATCACTCGAGTGGAATGGTGCACTGGACtcagtttttgtttgtttgttaactgCAGCTGCATATTGGCTAACAATGGGTGGAATAGTAAGAGAGTTAAACTTCAGCTACATAATCAGGCTGATTTGATACACTTAGCTTGTGCTAGGATGCACAGTATCACGTCCTATATACTGCATAACATGTATTGAAGAATGGTAGCCATCACACACAGGAGATTCACTGCCAAGAAGTTTGACTGCAAATGTGTAGTAGTACTACTTTATTTAAACTCAGTAATGTAGTTATATTTCAAGCTTGACTAACAAACAATACTTGCTACAAAGTTGTTAATTGTGATCAACTCCACAAAAGAACAGACAATGCAGTTGAGCAAAGTAGGTCCCCCATATATTCAGTTTAGATATATAATATGTAGGTCCCCCACATTTTCAGCAGTGCAACTAACTGCAACATGAATACTCAAGAGCGTGTACATCAAGTCAACCTGAGTGAGTAGTAGGAGCAATAGGTGGCAGAAATGTAGTCAACCTCCATATACAAACAGTTTAGGCAAAGCACCACTTCCATATTTAGTATGCTTATCACCTTACCTGGTACTCTTTCAATGGATAGTCGCAGGTTACCACACACCTAGTAACACAATTACTACTCAGTGGTTGCTAGACAGTAATTAAGCAGTTTACCTTCCCGGTAGGGCCAATTATTGGAGCATCATACTCGTGACACACTCTATGAACCAGACACTGCATGAAAATATTAGCAACTCCCAACAGCACATGTTGCTCAATGTCAAAAAATGGGTCCATTGTTGTGTCGTTGTCCTGGTAATAGGTAAACAATAAACACCATTAAAGAAGAcattataatcatacagtagggTATTTCCCTTCATCCTGCATCAGAAACAATTCCCTCATAGCAACCACTTTCTCTTCGAGTGTCTCCAAGCTCCACACTACACAGGGTGTGTAGCCTAACAACAACTATCATTGTCAGATGCTCACCTGAGTCAGTTCCTCTAGCTTTCTGTAATACTCTAACTGCTATCTCATTACCTCCATGTCTGTTGTCACCCTAGTAACCATCACATGTTGTATACACACCTCCATGTATGATGTATTAAAGTATGTTTGTATGCACTTGAGCTCCACTCGAGCTCCAGTTAAGTAGGACTTCTAAATACTGAACACAAgagaagtgactgctctattagagtagttgaatagaAGTACTACTTTAATGTTAAAagttatcccactagggacctgtgagaaggctaaagcttGTGAATAcaggagtcagaaacatgtaactgaaacgttGAGAAAACAATCCCAGACCCAGTATAGGGTACAGAATTATGTATctgaaaaaaataaataaataaaccgaCACAAAGGAATCTGAATAATGGAGGCTGTcactgtaaagccttaacaTCATGCATTGTATTGTGCATGAAGTATACCGCACTGTGTGTACTGTGCATGATGTACAGTACAGTCTGTTTGCTTCAACTGAAAGTCaataacatcaaagaaaagaaCACATGTTCTCTCTGTATTCCCATACATGCACAAGTCACCCATGAAACAAAGTTATGAGGCTTGTAAAATATTCCATATGTTAGTACTGGGTGTTATATGTTCAGAACTATTAAAAGTAAAATATCACGTGACACGTTATGCTAGTAACGTACCCTAACAATCGGACTAAGCAATGACGGTGGAATTTGCATGGTCACTTTGAGGACAGTATCCTTGTCAAGAGCTTCACTCAACATATTAGCTTCTCTGTAATATGTATAACACATTACATTGACAAACTTATACTGCAACTATTATGCAAATGCCTGCACAGCTTAAAATATACTGTTAATGCATCTCTTTGTATTGTGGTCACAGGCATAGAAAACTGGTGGTTGGTGGCACCtaagctacagtgtatatacatacctgACAAGATTATTCACCCTGAAATAAGTGTCCAACACTCGCTGCCTGTTTTCCATCTCCCATTCTGCCTCCAACCTATGACAGAGGAGCCATGATATGTTTGGGGTATAAGTCATTGCAATTTACATTGGGGAGAAAGCTGCTCGTCGTTTTAATGGAGACGGTGTACTAGATTGTTCCCCAACTTCCTGCAGCTGGTCACGTAACTCTGCTAGCTGTTTCTCATAGCGAACTTTCTGTTGCTCCAATGCATCTACAAGGACCCAATAAGAGTGAACAGATTTTTGGAGGGAAAACCAACAAGTACCTTGTTTCTCATGGAAGTGTTGTTGCTCCATAGAATGCTTCATTTGCTGGTACACACTATCAGGGTCTGCAGTGTGTATACTAATAGGGACAAGTCATTATTATCACTATTAACACATACCACTGTCCAGCTCATTTAAGATCACTTCTTTCATAGCAAAGTCGTAATTCATAACTTCTTCATCAATCTCTTCATCAGGGTCAGTCATTATGCCTTCTTCAACACCACCATGTGACTTAGCCTGCGTTGATGTGCCCACTGGTTGGCCTGGGGCTGTCCCTGCTGACTCTTGGACTACTACATATGGTAATACAAAGTGAACCAGCAAACAGAATAATTTGTTACTTACTCTTCTTTTTCGGACAACTTAGTCTAAAGAAGTGGTTATTACCAAGCAACACACGGTAACCATGACACAGTTTAGTTCTCTCGGTGATGACCTTTCCATTAACAAGAGTACGAGCAGCCGGTAATGGTGTAATGTACACCTCAGGGTTATTGACCTCTACCACACAATGTTCTGGCTGAATACCAAGACCTTTCAGTTGAATGTCTTGTTGAATGTCAGCATCTGGTCGACCGATCTTTGTGTGCGGCTGCAACAATAAGATGGTGTTAACAACAAGCAATGTGGTTACTACTAACAGGAATACCTTCAGATAACACACTAGTAATTCACTCATGATCGGATCAGCATTCAAGTTCACAAAATAAAACTTGTCCCTTTGTACACCAATGCCAGCAGACTTCACTGATATTCCCATGTCTTCTAGTACTTTCTGACGTTCCTATAGTAATACATACATGTGATACAACTGTGGTAACCTTGAAGATGTTATTACCTGATGAAGCTTTTCTGACTCTGCCAATTTTTGTTCCCAAGTTTTGCTCATTTTTTGCATAAGGTTCTCACTAACTGATAACTTCTCCATCAAATCAGCTATATCGCGATCATTAGCCGGGTTGGATGCTGCTCCAGTGAGCCCCACTCCTCCCTGCTCCTTCAACATCAGTCGTAACTTTTCAACCTCTTCTCGTAGCTCGCGAATCACCTGGTGACAAAAC
The nucleotide sequence above comes from Dysidea avara chromosome 3, odDysAvar1.4, whole genome shotgun sequence. Encoded proteins:
- the LOC136250076 gene encoding kinesin-like protein KIF13A, encoding MGDDAKVKVAVRVRPVNKRELELNTYVCVDMKNNDTFLENRDERKPRKKFTYDHCFWSIDPNDDRFASQVVVFDALGKGVLESSFNGYNACIFAYGQTGSGKSYTMMGASQDEALKGIIPRLCDNMFARIAANSDSRITTTVEVSYMEIYCERVRDLLCGKETKHNLKVREHKTLGPYVEGLSTLAVRSFWDIESIMLEGNKSRTVAATQMNAESSRSHAVFTIVLTQTLFDPETNAGNEKVSRISLVDLAGSERAGKTGALGDRLKEGSNINKSLHTLGLVISALAEMSAGKKTKGTHVPYRDSTLTWLLKDSLGGNSKTVMVATVSPASDNYEESLSTLRYADRAKKIVNHAVVNEDPNSKVIRELREEVEKLRLMLKEQGGVGLTGAASNPANDRDIADLMEKLSVSENLMQKMSKTWEQKLAESEKLHQERQKVLEDMGISVKSAGIGVQRDKFYFVNLNADPIMSELLVCYLKPHTKIGRPDADIQQDIQLKGLGIQPEHCVVEVNNPEVYITPLPAARTLVNGKVITERTKLCHGYRVLLGNNHFFRLSCPKKKIVQESAGTAPGQPVGTSTQAKSHGGVEEGIMTDPDEEIDEEVMNYDFAMKEVILNELDSDPDSVYQQMKHSMEQQHFHEKQDALEQQKVRYEKQLAELRDQLQEVGEQSSTPSPLKRRAAFSPMLEAEWEMENRQRVLDTYFRVNNLVREANMLSEALDKDTVLKVTMQIPPSLLSPIVRGDNRHGGNEIAVRVLQKARGTDSVWSLETLEEKVVAMRELFLMQDEGKYPTDNDTTMDPFFDIEQHVLLGVANIFMQCLVHRVCHEYDAPIIGPTGKVCGNLRLSIERVPVPIADETDGDDETDYNGGGSGWEVMEELADELVVGCQVGVKVHVIEATGLPSAYCHFVFGQYKVWGHSEPTTIAPLQAFSPAFSRPEKVLEGELKFDHTQVYTVEVTDEFLDYLHYGTLSVEVYGHRKTGFSTPESIAMAEDDRQHKTFPERCREVMKNLEMWVGILELNDQGNYVPVAIEERRDVKTGGVYVLRQGQSRRIQVKVTPVTGSGDGPLQCAHITSISVGSVYLRHRTEEPLDSYQEIDLDRLRGKWTDALMHRRDYLDKELRKIMERKERNKVDNDKEQELIDQWTMLLMERSVLLQPKPGSGVPGAPNRWKLLPGMETRVTTLYLDLNDDMLTPCDDDDPLAAIATAPLLGEINKSMMNLVLIKNIDSAPEATASWDSSVHDAPSLNRPTNSNDRVYAILKVGVMLNHPPGIELVLRKRICLRVVKKVGFSFLKLFAPAVIQSETGVMYEVVTGIPKLEGVFRPPKIPSNHPSFVEVDENENIVDKFKDRMMSVRNTLALDRLKQEVSLKEKLATIGKLLHTSHTATNVPEEETVAKVNSSQPEPREDVVPTPPPQGEFPDQSTYLTTEPNTSSHVGPEPQVIPDSPSEGVSRAESDLRIPSINVTAGTPPLSLSETGFVVEQSEANSSLNEEGNNDTSVTEDTTSVTEDASLTEGTSVCEGTSLTEDTMTTTSVTHTTNSSEGSSVTEASGLTEKTSLTREETKEASATIGTSSTPSLSEVASLTEVVSLTEAATLPDGKMKRQSSERRFRPQAGDKSTRRRARSSERGSDNKEPLRVTRTTGSSSERVSRRRSADVSTLVQRHTANKSPDAVLPKSTEHHTISEVNKSDSDGEQSTLLPSPAHRNTEESPSLNSSPSSTSSLASVPTAEEHVVAPSDHPPCTLGEKVMVETSVGFKFGKVKFIGPTEFSAGEWIGIALERPLGKHDGTVKGVKYFKCKDKHGMFVRRDKIIRDPSITGISSKPVTSSGAATSQHRRVPSSSSPSSKRRIPDNKT